The sequence TTCCTGTTGGCGCGAGCGGTGCAGCAGCTCGGCCTGAAGCACGTTGAGCGGGTCGGTATACACGTTGCGCAACGCGATGGATTCGGCGATCCACGGCAGGTCTTCCATTAGGTGATCGTCGTTGGCGATGGTCAGCACCACATGGATATCTTGCGCCAGTTGCTCGCGCAGCTGTTTCCCTAACGGCCACAGCTTCTTATCCACCAGACGCTGGTCGTAGTATTCGGCCAGCCACAGGTCGGCTTTGGAAAACACCATTTCCAGCATCCCGATGCGGGTGGAGAAAAACGGCCAGTCGCGGCACATGGCTTCCAACTGCGCCTGTTTGCCGTCGTTGACGACTTTTTGCAACGCGGCGCCCGCACCCAGCCACGCGGGCAACATCAGGCGGTTCTGTGTCCAGGCGAAAATCCACGGAATGGCGCGCAGGCTTTCCACCCCACCGGTAGGACGGCGTTTCGCCGGGCGGGAGCCTAACGGCAATTTACCCAGCTCCAGTTCCGGCGTGGCGGAGCGGAAATAAGGGACGAAGTCCGGATTTTCGCGTACGTAGCCGCGATACATCTCGCAGGAGACGCGGGACAGTTCGTCCATCACCTCGCTCCACTCCTGTTCGGGTTCCGGCGGCGGCAACAGGTTGGCTTCCAGAATCGCCCCGGTGTACAGCGCCAGGCTGCTGATGGTGACTTCCGGCAGGCCGTACTTAAAGCGGATCATCTCCCCCTGTTCGGTGACGCGCAGGCCGCCTTTCAGGCTTCCCGGCGGCTGGGACAGCAGGGCGGCATGGGCCGGCGCGCCGCCGCGGCCGATGGAGCCGCCGCGACCGTGGAACAGCGTCAGCGCAATGCCGGCTTTCTCGCAGGTTTTAATCAGGGCGTCCTGTGCGCGATATTGCGCCCAGGAAGCGGCCATCACGCCGGCATCTTTCGCCGAGTCGGAATAGCCGATCATCACCATCTGTTTGCCCTGAATGACGCCGCGATACCAGTCGATATTCAGCAACTGGGTCATTACGTCGTCGGCGTTGTTCAGGTCTTCCAGCGTTTCAAACAGCGGGGCGACCGGTAGGGCGAACGGGCAGCCGGCTTCCTTGAGCAGCAAATGCACCGCCAGCACGTCGGAAGGCGTACGCGCCATGGAAATGACGTAGGCGGCGATGGAGCCGGCGGGCGCTTTGGCGATGACTTTACAGGTGTCGATCACCTCTTTGGTCTCTGCGCTGGGTTCCCACTGGCGCGGCAGCAGCGGACGTTTGGAGCTTAATTCACGGATCAGGAAGGCCTGTTTGTCGGACTCGGACCAGCTTTCATAGTCGCCCAAACCCAGGTAACGGGTGATTTCCGCCAGTGCCTCGCTGTGATGGGTGCTTTCCTGACGAACGTCGATGCGCACCAGCGGTACGCCGAAGCAGCGCACGCGGCGCAGCGTGTCCAGCAATTGACCGTCGGCGATGATGCCCATGCCGCAGGCATGCAGCGACTGATAACAGGCGAACAGCGGATCCCACAATTGTTCATTGCTGACCAGCAGGTCTTTCGGCG comes from Brenneria nigrifluens DSM 30175 = ATCC 13028 and encodes:
- the ppc gene encoding phosphoenolpyruvate carboxylase, with product MSEQYSAMRSNVSMLGKLLGDTIKEALGENILDKVERIRKLSKSSRAGSEKHRQELLNTLQNLSNDELLPVARAFSQFLNFTNTAEQYHTISPHGEAASNPELLSKAFARLKENKHLTERDIRNAVESLSIELVLTAHPTEITRRTLIHKLVEVNTCLKQLDHDDLADYERNRIMRRLRQLIAQSWHTDEIRKIRPTPLEEAKWGFAVVENSLWEGVPAFLRELDELLEKSFGYRLPVEAVPVRFTSWMGGDRDGNPNVTAEVTRRVLLLSRWKAADLFLQDIQTLVSELSMSACTPELRKLAGGDEVQEPYRAIMKSLRAQLNSTLAYLDARLKGGELLPPKDLLVSNEQLWDPLFACYQSLHACGMGIIADGQLLDTLRRVRCFGVPLVRIDVRQESTHHSEALAEITRYLGLGDYESWSESDKQAFLIRELSSKRPLLPRQWEPSAETKEVIDTCKVIAKAPAGSIAAYVISMARTPSDVLAVHLLLKEAGCPFALPVAPLFETLEDLNNADDVMTQLLNIDWYRGVIQGKQMVMIGYSDSAKDAGVMAASWAQYRAQDALIKTCEKAGIALTLFHGRGGSIGRGGAPAHAALLSQPPGSLKGGLRVTEQGEMIRFKYGLPEVTISSLALYTGAILEANLLPPPEPEQEWSEVMDELSRVSCEMYRGYVRENPDFVPYFRSATPELELGKLPLGSRPAKRRPTGGVESLRAIPWIFAWTQNRLMLPAWLGAGAALQKVVNDGKQAQLEAMCRDWPFFSTRIGMLEMVFSKADLWLAEYYDQRLVDKKLWPLGKQLREQLAQDIHVVLTIANDDHLMEDLPWIAESIALRNVYTDPLNVLQAELLHRSRQQEEPDPEVELALMVTIAGVAAGMRNTG